The following is a genomic window from Petrotoga sp. 9PW.55.5.1.
GTTGCAGATATTCCAGGGCTTATTGAAGGGGCACACGAAGGGAAAGGATTAGGGGATAAATTTCTAAGACATATAGAAAGATGTTCTTTGATTGTACATATAATAGATATTTCTTGCTTTGAACGTAAGGATCCGGGGGAAGATTATAAAAATATTAGAAGAGAATTAGAGAGTTTCTCCCCTATACTATCCAGGAAGAAAGAAATTATAGTTGCAAACAAAATAGATTTACTCAATGAAAACGAGCTAGAAAGAAGGCTTTTAGATTTTAAAAACAAAACGGGAAAAGATATATTTCCAATTTCTGCTTATACAGGTAAAAATTTAGATCCATTAATTCAAAAAATTTGGCGTGAAATAAAAAAAGAAAAGATTGAGTATCAAAAATTAGTAGAAAGAAGATTAAGATCTCCTGTTTCAGAAAAGATCAAAATAGAACCAGTCAAATATGAACCTGATCCTTTTATAAAAATAAATGTTGTACGGTGGGATGAAGAAACTTATGAAGTAGTGGGAGAAGGTATGGAGAAATTACTATCAAGATACGATATAAATCAGAAAGATTCACGCATATTAATACTGAATATACTTGAAAAAAATGGGTTAAACAAAACTCTTAAAGATGCTGGAGTTAAAGAGGGAGACACCGTTTACATAGATAATTTTGCTTTTGAATATATACCATAAAAAGGGGTAAAATATGCTAATTCTTTTTGGAGGCAGTTTTAATCCGCCCCATATAGGTCATAAAATAATAGCCGAGATTGCATATGACGAATTTAAACCAGAAAAATTTATAATTATGCCATCTCCAACTCCTCCACATAAAAAAATAGAGCATATTGCTGATTACACAAAAAGATATTTGTGGTGTAAAGATGTTTTTAACGATAATTATTTTGAAGTTAGTAATCTTGAAGCTATATTACCTAAACCATCTTATACTGTGAAGACTATTGAATACTTATTTCATTATTACAAGGTTATTTATCTCTTAATAGGAGAAGATTCCCTTATAAATTTTAAAAAATGGTACAAATGGGAAGATATTTTAAAAAAAACAAAATTAATTGTGTATCCTAGGTATTTTACAGAAAAGAAAAATTATGTGGACAATGTGGAACATATCATGCTGCAAAGCCCTATTATTGATATATCTTCTACATTGATCAGAGAAAGAATAAAAAACGGAAAAACAGTCAAAGGAATGGTTGATGACAAAATAATCGATGAGGTAAAAAGTTTTTATTCCTACTACAATTTATAAAATTATAAAACTCAAAAAACTAAAGAAAACAGGTCAGTACTTCTGTACCGACCTGTTTTTTACTGATTTTCTAATTCTTGAATTTCTTTCTCTATTTTCTCTAATTCTGCGTTAATTCGTCCCCACTCTTTTTCTAAGGCTTCATCATGTTCGTGGGGACCCATATACTTGGCAATAGAATTTTTTTCTGCTTCCAAACTTTTTTTCTTTTTCAAAAGTTCTTCTTTCTTTTCTTCTTTATTCTCCATAATTTAAAACCTCCTTCCCTAACCCATTAATTGAAGTATAAAAAATTTTTATTGCTATTAACAAAATCCTCGATCAATTATAAGTGAGTATTGTAAAGTGTTCTTAATTCAATAGCATTTGCTTCTGATTCCATTTTCTCTATCGCGCTTTTTATATTATCAACGAACTCCTGATCTTTTATATTTGGAAGATTAATTTTCACATTGTATATCCCCCCTAAAACAGCATCTTTAGCTAGTATCACTGCAATTACAGCATCGCTTAAAGCCATTTTATAACCTTTTTCTGCTATTGATTCTGCCAATTCCATGACATCCAAAGCATCTTTGGAAATCTTTAAAGGTACTAATGTAGCTTCTTTTGTGGCTTCTTGAATTTTTTCTTTTCTAACTTTTTTTTGTTCTTCTGTATCTTTTGGTAATTTTAATGCATCGATAACTTTATTGAAAGCTTTTGCGTCTTCTTCCATTTCAATTAGGAACTTATTTCTGTATTCCTCTAATTTTTCTTTTATTTTTTTTATTTCTTCTTCTACATCTTGATACTTTTTTTTACCAATTGTAAGGTTTGCTACCATGCAACCTAAACTCGCAGCTGTTGCTCCGGCTAATGCAGAAGCACTTCCGCCTCCAGGAGCTGGTTCTTTTGAAGAAAGTTTCTCTAAAAAATCTCTTAATTTCATATCTGATAACAAAACTTATTCCTCCCTTAGTGATAATTTACACAATATAAACTAAAAAATTCAGGTTTTTAAATATTATTATAATAGAATTATTATGTTTCTATTATTATTATTTTACCAAAAAATCTTTAAAAAACAAGGAGTTCTATTTAGCAGAAATGAGCGTGTAATTACGCTTAATAAACTTAGATTAAGTGTAATTATTTATAACGGGCTGTCTTTAAATTTATTTTTTTAAATCAGCAATGATATAATAAAATGGGGTTTTATGGTATTTTTTCCATAAGTTTTTAAAAAAGTTGGAGGTGAAATAGTGGGCACACTTTGGGTTTTGGTATTAGTTCCTGTCATAGCTTTGATATTTGCAAGAGTCAATTTTAGAAAGGTTGTTTCTTTGGATGAGGGTACTGATAGGATGAAACATATAGCTAGCGCTATCAGA
Proteins encoded in this region:
- the nadD gene encoding nicotinate (nicotinamide) nucleotide adenylyltransferase, producing the protein MLILFGGSFNPPHIGHKIIAEIAYDEFKPEKFIIMPSPTPPHKKIEHIADYTKRYLWCKDVFNDNYFEVSNLEAILPKPSYTVKTIEYLFHYYKVIYLLIGEDSLINFKKWYKWEDILKKTKLIVYPRYFTEKKNYVDNVEHIMLQSPIIDISSTLIRERIKNGKTVKGMVDDKIIDEVKSFYSYYNL
- a CDS encoding cyclodeaminase/cyclohydrolase family protein gives rise to the protein MLSDMKLRDFLEKLSSKEPAPGGGSASALAGATAASLGCMVANLTIGKKKYQDVEEEIKKIKEKLEEYRNKFLIEMEEDAKAFNKVIDALKLPKDTEEQKKVRKEKIQEATKEATLVPLKISKDALDVMELAESIAEKGYKMALSDAVIAVILAKDAVLGGIYNVKINLPNIKDQEFVDNIKSAIEKMESEANAIELRTLYNTHL
- the obgE gene encoding GTPase ObgE, whose protein sequence is MLGDFIDEVNIKVIAGKGGDGAVSFRREKYVEKGGPDGGDGGDGGSIIIKSTLNKNTLVDFRYKKIFKAEKGQNGKNKKKTGKSGENVIIEVPVGTLIYDIETGRLISDLKLPEQYVVIARGGKGGRGNARFATSTLQVPKIAEKGVEGEVKNLRLVLKIIADVGLIGYPNVGKSTLISRISRAKVEIADYPFTTLTPNLGVVKLKDGYSFVVADIPGLIEGAHEGKGLGDKFLRHIERCSLIVHIIDISCFERKDPGEDYKNIRRELESFSPILSRKKEIIVANKIDLLNENELERRLLDFKNKTGKDIFPISAYTGKNLDPLIQKIWREIKKEKIEYQKLVERRLRSPVSEKIKIEPVKYEPDPFIKINVVRWDEETYEVVGEGMEKLLSRYDINQKDSRILILNILEKNGLNKTLKDAGVKEGDTVYIDNFAFEYIP